A window of Sedimentibacter sp. MB31-C6 genomic DNA:
CTGCTGCAAATGAAGGATTGAAGGACAAAATTAAGGAAGGTAGCTTTAGACGTGATTTATTTTATCGTTTAAGTATTCTGGAACTTCATATTCCGCCTTTAAGAAAAAGAAAAAAGGATATTATACCGATTTTTAAATATTATTTGTCGCGATTCTCTAATACTACAGAAATTTTAGAAATAAGTGAAGAGCTTGAACATAAACTAACAAATTATTCATGGCCTGGAAATGTTAGAGAATTGAGAAATCTGGCTCAAAGATTTATAATATTTGGTGAAGTTGAATTTGGTGAAAAAATAATAAAAGAAGTAAGTGATGATAAAATTACAGAAGACGACAATGATAATAGTAGTCTTATTAATTGCAATAATAAATTAAATTTAAAAGAAATAAACAGATTTGTTGAGGTGAAAGTTATCGATATTCTTGAAAATCAAGGTATGTCTAAAAATGATATAGCAAAGGTATTGGGTATAAGCAGATCATCCCTGTGGAATAAAATGAATAACAGTGACGTGTCCAAAAAATGAAATTTATGTTCAGAATTTTGAACATTTTATTAGTGATTTAATAGCCATATTTTAAATAATGGCTATTTTTTAACGATAAAGTTTTGGCATAGTTATTGCTATATATATTAATGTAGATTTGCGTAAAAATGTATTTTAAGGAGTATGCATATGGACTTGAAAAATTTTAATGATTTAATTACTAAAGTTAAGGATAACGATAACATAAAAAAGGTAGCAGTAGTAGCTGCACAGGATGAACATACCTTAGAGGCTGTTTTTAGAGCGAGGAGGGATCATATAGTTAAACCTGTTTTAATAGGAGACAAACCTAAGATAAAGGATGTTCTTAAAAGTCTAAATGTTGAATTTGATGAAGATGAAATAATTCATGTAAGTAGTGATTTTGAAGCTGCAGAGAAAGCGGTTGAGTTTATAAATGAAAATAAGGCAGATTTTATAATGAAAGGTAAACTTCAAACTGCAGATTTGTTAAAAGCGGTTGTAAATAAAGAAAAAGGGCTTAGAACAGGAAAAGTAATGTCACATGTTGCAATTTTGGAGGTTCCTTCATATCACAAGCTTATTTCTGTTACAGATGGTGGTATGATGATGTATCCTAGTGTTGAAGAAAAAAAAGAAATTATCGAAAATGTAGTTGATGTTTTTCGTAAGTTAGGTTATAAATGTCCATTGATTGCAGTTATGACTGCCGTTGAAACTGTAAATCCTAAAATGCCTGAAACAGTAGATGCAGACATTCTTAAGAAAATGAATCAATCAGGAAAAATTAAGGATTGTATAGTTGAAGGACCTGTATCTTATGATTTGATTATGAATAAAGAATCTGCTGCTATTAAAGGATACAATAGCCCTATAACAGGAAATGTAGATATATTAATTTCACCAAATATTACTACAGGAAACTTATTAAGTAAAGCTTTAATAGAATCAGCAGGAGCAAAAATGGCAGGTATGATTGTAGGAGCAAAAGTTCCTATTGTATTGACATCGAGAGGGTCAACTTCAGAAGAAAAATACTTATCATTAGTTTTATCAGCATCAGCTGCAAAATAAATTTAAATAATTGAAGGAGTGAAGGTATGAAAAAGTTATTAACAGGTAATGAAGCAATAGCTCGAGGTGCCTATGAAGCAGGTGTAAGATTTGCTGCTGCTTACCCAGGAACACCAAGCACTGAAATACTTGAAAATATTGGGGAATTTAAAGACGAAATTATTGCTGAATGGGCACCTAATGAAAAAGTTGCTTTAGAATCTGCAATTGGTGCATCTATAGCAGGAGGAAGGTCAATAGCTGCAATGAAGCATGTTGGCGTAAATGTTGCTGCAGATCCTTTGTTTACATTTGCATATACAGGAGTAAATGGTGGCTTGGTTTTAGTTTCAGCAGATGAACCGGGACAACATTCTTCACAAAATGAACAGGATAATCGTAATTACGCAAAATTTGCTAAAATTCCAATGTTTGAACCATCAGATAGTCAAGAATCAAAGGATATGGTAAAAGCTGCTTTTGATTTAAGTGAAACATATGATGCTCCTGTGTTATTAAGAACAACAACAAGAGTATGCCATTCTAAAGGTATCGTAGAATGCCAAGATAGAGATGAAAAAGAAATAATTAAATATAAAAAAACAGCTAATAAATTTGTTACTGTTCCAGCAGTTTCGAGAGGTCTTAGAGTAAAAGTAGAAG
This region includes:
- a CDS encoding bifunctional enoyl-CoA hydratase/phosphate acetyltransferase, which produces MDLKNFNDLITKVKDNDNIKKVAVVAAQDEHTLEAVFRARRDHIVKPVLIGDKPKIKDVLKSLNVEFDEDEIIHVSSDFEAAEKAVEFINENKADFIMKGKLQTADLLKAVVNKEKGLRTGKVMSHVAILEVPSYHKLISVTDGGMMMYPSVEEKKEIIENVVDVFRKLGYKCPLIAVMTAVETVNPKMPETVDADILKKMNQSGKIKDCIVEGPVSYDLIMNKESAAIKGYNSPITGNVDILISPNITTGNLLSKALIESAGAKMAGMIVGAKVPIVLTSRGSTSEEKYLSLVLSASAAK